A genomic segment from Pseudoduganella chitinolytica encodes:
- a CDS encoding alpha/beta fold hydrolase, with protein MIPERYDSVPLYAPVALPDGGKDLYIDQAKFPQQFAADVPLAKAKLMAVGQRPITEAALKEASGAPAWKNVPSYFVYGTADKNIPAAALKFMAERAQSRKTVEVAGASHVVMTSHPAEVAKLIEQAAEAKN; from the coding sequence ATGATACCGGAGCGTTACGACTCTGTCCCTCTTTACGCTCCCGTCGCGTTGCCGGACGGCGGAAAGGACTTGTACATCGACCAGGCCAAGTTCCCGCAGCAGTTCGCCGCCGACGTTCCGCTGGCGAAAGCCAAGCTGATGGCGGTGGGCCAGCGTCCGATCACGGAAGCGGCGCTGAAGGAAGCATCGGGCGCGCCGGCGTGGAAAAACGTCCCGTCGTACTTCGTCTACGGCACGGCCGACAAGAACATCCCGGCGGCGGCACTGAAATTCATGGCGGAACGGGCCCAGTCGCGCAAGACGGTGGAAGTGGCGGGCGCATCGCACGTCGTGATGACGTCGCACCCGGCCGAAGTGGCCAAGCTGATCGAGCAGGCGGCCGAAGCCAAGAACTAA